In the genome of Blastopirellula retiformator, the window CTCTTTGTTCAGAGCGGTGACGTCTTCGGTGTACTCGATGTCGATGCCGCGCTCTTTCATGACCGGAATCATTTGAGCGGCCCGATCGGCAGGGCGGTGATGTCCCTGGTCCCCGAGGAACAAGATCCGAATCGGCCCTTCTTCGGCAGCGCGGGCCAGCGGCGTCAGAAGCAAGCAAAACAATAACGAAGAGACAAGCAAACGAATCACGGCGAAACTCCGGACGAAGCGTCTGTCGTCGACAGACGCTTGTGTGAAGGGGAATGATCAAGGAAACCGCGGCACGCTGGCCAGTTAGGCGAGCGTGAAGTCGGGCAGACGAACGATCTCGCCTCCCTTGTTGGTTGACTCATGGGCACACAAGCCGACGCAGGTCCAGTTGGCGCTGATCACGGCGTTGGGCCACGGGTCGCGATCGTCGGCCAGGGCAGTGGCGAACTGGTGCGCCAAGTGCGGGTGCGAACCGCCATGTCCGGCGCCTTGGATGAACGACAGGTGCTCGGCGTCTTGGATCGCGGTGGTGAACTTCTGGATCGCTTCCGGCAACCGGCTGGCGAAGTCAGGCGCCGTGATTCGCTGGGCGATTTCGTGCTCCGGATTTTTGGCCGTGTGCAGCACATGCTCTTCCCCTTCGATCAAGGCCCACTCAAAGCTCTTCTTGGTGCCGTACACGTCGAAGCTTTCTCGATACTGACGAGCCGTGTCAAACAGGAACCGCCAGATGTGGGCGGCGACCGGGCTATCTTTCAGCTTAATGTGACAAGACTCGACGGCGTACTGGTTGCCCGACTTTTCGGCCAGTTCCGGAGAGATCACGCCAGAGCCTAAGCAGCTGACATACTCGGCGCGGCTGTTCATCAGACCCAGCACCGGGCTAACGACGTGCGTCGCGTAGTGCATCGGGATCATCCGTTCCCAGTATTCCGGCCAACCTTCCATATCTTGCGGATGCGACGCGGCCATGTATTGAATATCGCCCAGTTCGCCCTGATCGTACAAGTCTTTGATGTAGAGGAACTCGCGGCTGTAGACGACCGTCTCGGCCATCATGTACTTCAGGCCGGTTTCGGCAACTTTCTCGACGATCTGGCGGCACTCGTCGATGGTGGTCGCCATCGGGACGGTGCACATGACATGCTTGCCGGCGTCGAGCGCCTTCAGCGTCATCCAGCCGTGATCCGGAATCGGAGAATTGATATGGACGAAGTCGACGTTGGGGTCGGCCAGCACTTCGTCGTAGCTCGTGTATCGCTTTTCGATCTCGAAGGCGTCGGCAATCTTGTGCATTTCGGTTTCGTTCCGCCGGCAGACCCCGTACATGTTGACCTGCGGGTGGCACTTGTAGATCGGAATGAACTCGGAGCCGAAACCGAGCCCCACAATGACCACGTTGAACTGTTTCGTACTCATCGAAAAATCCTTCGGGCGAAAAGATGCATGGAGGTACAGCGCAGGGGCAGAGCGACTGACTGCTTCCGGTACTTATAGCCTGACTTGTCGGCGGGGCGAAAGCCATGAGAAAACACGAACGCGATCTAAGGTATTTTACATAAGGAGGATGGTGTCCGCGATTTTTCGTCTACAATGGAGGCAACTCCCCCACTCCTCTTTCCGGTAGATGGTCGCCCATGAAACGCCGCAAGACGGTTGCGTTGCTCGTCGAAACGTCGAATGCGTACGCGCGTGGGCTTTTGGAGGGGATTATCGCGTATGTGCATGAGCACCAGCCCTGGTCGATATATCTGCCCGAGCAAGAGCGCGGCGCTTCGCCGCCGGCCTGGCTGAAAAATTGGAAAGGGGATGGCGCGATCGTGCGGATCGAAACGCCGCAGATCGCGGCCGTTGTGAAAAAGCTCAAGATGCCGGTCGTCGATGTCAGCGCCGCGCAGTTGGTGCCTGGTGTGCCGTGGGTCGAGACCGACGACGCCGAGATCGCTCGGTCGGCTGCCGAGCATCTGCTGGACCGCGGCTTTCGCGAGTTCGCCTTCTGCGGCGAGCCTGATTTCAATTGGTCGAAGTGGCGCGAAGAGAACTTCGTGCAGCGTCTGAAAGAAGCGAAGCGTCGCTACCACATCTTCGAGTCGACGTCGCGCGATAGCGATTCGTATTCGTGGACTCGCGAAAAACGTCGTATGGCTCAGTGGCTGCATAAGTTGCCGAAGCCGGTCGGACTGATGGCTTGTTACGACATCAAGGCCCAGCAGATACTCGACATCTGTCGCGAGTTGGAAATCGCCGTGCCGGAACAAGTCGCGGTGATCGGCGTCGATAACGATCGCTTGCTCTGCGATCTTTGTTCGCCGCCGCTCTCGAGCGTGATCCCTGACACGCGCACCACCGGCTACGAAGCGGCGCGGTTGCTCGATCGCCAGATGAACGGCGAAAACGTCAACGACGAAGGGATGTTCGTGCCGCCGCTCGGCATTGCGACGCGTCAGTCTTCTGACGTGATGGCGACCGAAGATCCGATCATCGCCCGGGCGATGCAGTTCATTCGCGAGCATGCCTGCGACGGGGTAAACGTGCAGGACGTTCTGACCGTAGTGCCGCTGTCGCGACGCGTGCTCGAGTACCGCTTCAAAGAAGCGGCCGGCAAAACGCCGCACGAAGCGCTGGTGCAGATCCGGCTCGATCGCGTACGGCAGCTGCTCCGCGATACGCAGCTTTCGATGGCCGACATCGCCGATCGTACCGGCTTTGAACATGTCGAGTACATGAGCTCGGCGTTTCGCAAAAAGACCGGGATGTCGCCGTCGGAGTATCGCCGCCAGGTGCAGCCGAAGTAGCGAATCTTTT includes:
- a CDS encoding Gfo/Idh/MocA family protein, with the protein product MSTKQFNVVIVGLGFGSEFIPIYKCHPQVNMYGVCRRNETEMHKIADAFEIEKRYTSYDEVLADPNVDFVHINSPIPDHGWMTLKALDAGKHVMCTVPMATTIDECRQIVEKVAETGLKYMMAETVVYSREFLYIKDLYDQGELGDIQYMAASHPQDMEGWPEYWERMIPMHYATHVVSPVLGLMNSRAEYVSCLGSGVISPELAEKSGNQYAVESCHIKLKDSPVAAHIWRFLFDTARQYRESFDVYGTKKSFEWALIEGEEHVLHTAKNPEHEIAQRITAPDFASRLPEAIQKFTTAIQDAEHLSFIQGAGHGGSHPHLAHQFATALADDRDPWPNAVISANWTCVGLCAHESTNKGGEIVRLPDFTLA
- a CDS encoding AraC family transcriptional regulator; its protein translation is MKRRKTVALLVETSNAYARGLLEGIIAYVHEHQPWSIYLPEQERGASPPAWLKNWKGDGAIVRIETPQIAAVVKKLKMPVVDVSAAQLVPGVPWVETDDAEIARSAAEHLLDRGFREFAFCGEPDFNWSKWREENFVQRLKEAKRRYHIFESTSRDSDSYSWTREKRRMAQWLHKLPKPVGLMACYDIKAQQILDICRELEIAVPEQVAVIGVDNDRLLCDLCSPPLSSVIPDTRTTGYEAARLLDRQMNGENVNDEGMFVPPLGIATRQSSDVMATEDPIIARAMQFIREHACDGVNVQDVLTVVPLSRRVLEYRFKEAAGKTPHEALVQIRLDRVRQLLRDTQLSMADIADRTGFEHVEYMSSAFRKKTGMSPSEYRRQVQPK